A DNA window from Allokutzneria albata contains the following coding sequences:
- a CDS encoding coiled-coil domain-containing protein, which yields MTAVDSRADLLPLRIDFDMVWRGYDPFQVQRYVRESESDLRLLAADRDAAVARADDLAETLAELRSENARLRAKIDRLCRAPLDAAALSERLQRMVELAREEAEEITRRATAAAERSWAGAEQAAARLRERYERMIAELDTRRQEMETEHRELMRRSHAEIEAQARQAEEHRRQLDERAERDREQVRHDFEVAMNSRRAEAMRALAEEEAAVQARIDALVELRDRIAAQVTEARRVLDDAAFLLGPEPDRRLPAPVQAAA from the coding sequence ATGACCGCGGTCGACAGCCGTGCGGACCTGCTCCCGCTGCGCATCGACTTCGACATGGTGTGGCGCGGCTACGATCCGTTCCAGGTGCAGCGCTACGTGCGCGAGTCCGAGTCCGACCTGCGGCTGCTGGCGGCCGACCGGGACGCCGCCGTCGCCCGCGCGGACGACCTCGCCGAGACGCTGGCGGAGCTGCGCTCGGAGAACGCCCGGCTGCGCGCCAAGATCGACCGGCTGTGCCGGGCCCCGCTGGACGCCGCCGCGCTGTCGGAACGGTTGCAGCGCATGGTGGAGCTGGCCAGGGAGGAAGCCGAGGAGATCACCCGGCGGGCCACCGCGGCGGCCGAGCGGAGCTGGGCCGGGGCGGAGCAGGCCGCCGCCCGGCTGCGTGAGCGCTACGAGCGGATGATCGCCGAACTGGACACCCGCCGCCAGGAGATGGAGACCGAGCACCGCGAGCTGATGCGGCGCTCCCACGCCGAGATCGAGGCGCAGGCGCGGCAGGCGGAGGAGCACCGCAGGCAGCTCGACGAGCGGGCCGAACGCGACCGCGAGCAGGTGCGGCACGACTTCGAGGTGGCCATGAACTCCCGCAGGGCCGAGGCAATGCGCGCCCTCGCCGAGGAGGAGGCGGCGGTCCAGGCGCGGATCGACGCGCTGGTCGAACTCCGCGACCGGATCGCCGCCCAGGTCACCGAGGCCAGACGGGTGCTCGACGACGCCGCGTTCCTGCTCGGCCCCGAACCCGACCGGCGGCTGCCCGCGCCGGTGCAGGCCGCGGCCTGA
- a CDS encoding MFS transporter, which translates to MEKTMSRAGAREWIGLAVLALPTLLLAMDATVLYLAVPHLSADLRPTDAELLWIVDSYGFLVAGFLVTMGTLGDRIGRRRLLVIGATAFAAASALAAFAPDPVFLIVARGLLGVAGATLGPSTLALISTMFPPGQRGLAIGLWATCFSAGIALGPIVGGLLLKWFWWGSVFLLAVPFMAVLVLTAPFLLPEFRDPDAGRLDLTSVFLSLAAVLPVIYGIKQHGGVIGGISIAAGLVFGGLFVSRQRRLADPLLDLRMFGSRSFSVALMAQVSTMTAIGGIYLFVTQYLQLVQEFTPLVAGLWLMPSAAVLVVSSLVTSRLAARYAPAHVVGVSLALAATGFAVLAVAGGLAGVVTGFTLVYLGIGPIMALGTELVIGTAPPEKAGSAAAMSETAMEFGIALGVGVLGVVGTAVATDGQPLLEAAPAEFTAGLNAVAVLCAVITGLMAVLVLRLLRPGHPAR; encoded by the coding sequence ATGGAGAAGACGATGTCCCGGGCGGGGGCCCGGGAGTGGATCGGCCTCGCGGTGCTGGCCCTGCCGACCTTGTTGCTCGCGATGGACGCGACCGTGCTGTACCTCGCCGTCCCGCACCTCAGCGCCGACCTGCGGCCGACCGACGCCGAGCTGTTGTGGATCGTGGACAGCTACGGCTTCCTGGTGGCCGGGTTCCTGGTCACCATGGGCACGCTGGGGGACCGGATCGGCAGGCGCAGGCTGCTGGTGATCGGCGCGACCGCGTTCGCGGCGGCGTCCGCGCTCGCCGCGTTCGCGCCCGACCCGGTGTTCCTGATCGTCGCGCGGGGCCTGCTCGGCGTCGCGGGCGCCACGCTCGGCCCGTCGACACTGGCGTTGATCAGCACGATGTTCCCGCCCGGGCAGCGCGGGCTGGCCATCGGGCTGTGGGCGACCTGCTTCTCGGCCGGGATCGCGCTCGGGCCGATCGTCGGCGGGCTGCTGCTGAAGTGGTTCTGGTGGGGTTCGGTGTTCCTGCTCGCCGTGCCGTTCATGGCGGTGCTCGTGCTGACCGCGCCGTTCCTGCTGCCGGAGTTCCGCGACCCCGATGCCGGGCGACTGGACCTGACCAGCGTGTTCCTGTCGCTGGCCGCCGTGCTGCCGGTGATCTACGGCATCAAGCAGCACGGTGGCGTTATCGGCGGGATCTCGATCGCGGCCGGGCTGGTCTTCGGCGGGCTGTTCGTCTCGCGGCAACGGCGGCTCGCCGATCCGTTGCTCGACCTGCGGATGTTCGGCAGCCGTTCGTTCAGCGTCGCGCTGATGGCGCAGGTGTCCACGATGACCGCGATCGGCGGGATCTACCTGTTCGTCACGCAGTACCTGCAGCTGGTGCAGGAGTTCACGCCGCTGGTCGCCGGGCTGTGGCTGATGCCTTCCGCCGCTGTGCTCGTCGTCAGCTCGCTGGTGACGTCCAGGCTCGCCGCCAGGTACGCGCCCGCCCATGTCGTCGGCGTCTCGCTGGCGCTGGCCGCGACGGGCTTCGCCGTGCTCGCGGTCGCGGGCGGACTGGCCGGGGTGGTCACAGGGTTCACCTTGGTGTACCTGGGAATCGGGCCGATCATGGCGCTCGGCACGGAGCTGGTGATCGGCACGGCGCCGCCGGAGAAGGCCGGATCGGCCGCGGCGATGTCGGAGACCGCGATGGAGTTCGGGATCGCGCTCGGCGTCGGCGTGCTCGGAGTGGTCGGCACGGCGGTCGCCACCGACGGGCAGCCGTTGCTGGAGGCCGCGCCCGCGGAGTTCACCGCCGGGCTCAACGCGGTGGCGGTGCTGTGCGCGGTGATCACCGGCCTGATGGCGGTCCTGGTGCTGCGGCTGCTGCGTCCCGGTCACCCGGCGCGGTGA
- a CDS encoding BTAD domain-containing putative transcriptional regulator: MRFGVLGALTVHTAHGEPVTVTRASVRALLADLLVHRGHPVSADRLIEDLWGAKVPRDPVATLQVRVAQLRAALGDRSLVESTPAGYRLHADDVDAAEFVALTEQARATADPRAKVELLDQALALWRGPAYADFADAVFAQPAITRLTEQRLTAIEDRLGALDEHDLGELSELVSAHPMRERLRAVHMRALYRAGRQSAALESFRELGHLLRDELGIAPGPEISQLHQEILRQDPALTRPRTNLPAEVSNLIGRDAAIADVRALIDAHRLVTLTGSGGVGKTRLALGTARRLSPPDGVWLVELAAASSVAEAVLTALGVREYQELAPADLVLTALRDKQILLVLDNCEHLVAPVAELVSRLLRTAPGVRVLTTSQEPLGLPGEARYPVPPLDEAGAVRLLAERVRALGHALPDEHAVAELCQRLDCIPLALELAAARVPVLGVQELVARLDDRFKLLTEGYRDAPPRQRTLRAVLDWSWGLLSEPERTVLRRLSVHVDGCTLAAAEAVSGVDVLDQLTTLAQRSLVVVTHDPEPRYRLLESVARYSAERLVDAGEEAETRQRHQSWYLRVAEEAKDQLYGPAQHHWIAVLDRESANLRAALDSMVRDGAADSALRLANALTGYWFLRGRRSESTHALNSALALGGSPALRAQSRVWQLGLDLLAGQGGDRVAACTTALRAYEEAGDPGGLHRAQWFLGYALYTAGELTASEELVSRALAGFTDDPWGEAVALSVRADQALLRGDLATVERAGSRSARLLDQLGDRWGQSQVVSPLAALAEITGDYQRAEQLHAEGLRLAEELGLWTDVAERLTGLGRLRLLARDYRAAQDLHERAMRLAAEHSYQPGVVHAGLGLAFGARREGKLDIAEAHIHNMLEWQRDADHPPGDAVLFSELGFIAEARGEAAKALELHRKSLAAAEKVGDPRAVALAVEGLAGAHAIDGDHEHAAELLGTAAAMRANAGAPLPEGERSDVDRITDLVRRSIGEQALATAFARGRSNAD; this comes from the coding sequence ATGCGATTCGGCGTGCTCGGGGCGCTCACCGTGCACACCGCGCACGGCGAGCCGGTGACCGTCACCCGCGCCTCGGTCCGCGCGCTCCTCGCCGACCTGCTCGTCCACCGCGGCCACCCCGTTTCCGCGGACCGGTTGATCGAGGACCTGTGGGGTGCCAAGGTGCCACGCGATCCGGTCGCGACCCTGCAGGTGAGGGTCGCTCAGCTGCGGGCCGCGCTGGGTGATCGGTCGCTCGTCGAATCCACTCCCGCCGGGTACCGGCTGCACGCCGATGACGTGGACGCCGCCGAGTTCGTCGCCCTGACCGAGCAGGCTCGTGCCACGGCCGATCCGCGCGCGAAGGTCGAGTTGCTGGACCAGGCGCTCGCCCTGTGGCGCGGCCCGGCCTACGCCGACTTCGCCGACGCGGTGTTCGCGCAGCCCGCGATCACCCGGCTGACCGAGCAGCGGCTGACCGCGATCGAGGACCGCCTCGGCGCGCTCGACGAGCACGACCTCGGCGAGCTGAGCGAGCTGGTGTCCGCCCACCCCATGCGGGAACGGCTGCGCGCGGTCCACATGCGAGCCCTGTACCGCGCCGGACGGCAGAGCGCGGCACTGGAGAGCTTCCGCGAGCTCGGACACCTGCTCCGGGACGAGCTGGGGATCGCGCCCGGCCCGGAGATCTCCCAGCTGCACCAAGAGATCCTGCGCCAGGACCCCGCTCTGACCAGGCCGCGCACCAACCTGCCCGCGGAGGTCTCGAACCTCATCGGACGCGACGCGGCCATCGCCGACGTGCGCGCGCTGATCGACGCGCACCGGCTCGTGACGTTGACCGGTTCCGGCGGCGTGGGCAAGACACGGCTGGCGCTCGGAACCGCACGGCGGCTCAGTCCGCCCGACGGCGTGTGGCTCGTCGAGCTGGCGGCGGCGAGTTCTGTGGCCGAGGCGGTCCTCACCGCACTGGGCGTGCGCGAGTACCAGGAGCTCGCTCCGGCCGACCTGGTGCTGACAGCGTTGCGCGACAAGCAGATCCTGCTCGTCCTGGACAACTGCGAACACCTCGTCGCCCCGGTCGCCGAGCTGGTGTCGCGGTTGCTGCGGACCGCTCCGGGCGTGCGGGTGCTGACCACCAGCCAGGAGCCGCTCGGTCTGCCGGGCGAGGCGCGCTACCCCGTGCCGCCGCTCGACGAAGCGGGCGCGGTCCGGCTCCTCGCCGAACGCGTCCGCGCCCTGGGACACGCGCTGCCTGACGAACACGCGGTCGCCGAACTGTGCCAACGACTCGACTGCATCCCGCTGGCGCTGGAGCTGGCCGCCGCGCGTGTACCGGTGCTCGGCGTGCAAGAGCTGGTCGCCAGGCTCGACGACAGGTTCAAGCTGCTGACGGAGGGTTATCGGGACGCCCCGCCTCGGCAACGCACGCTTCGCGCGGTGCTGGACTGGAGTTGGGGGCTGCTGTCCGAGCCGGAGCGCACCGTCCTGCGCCGGCTCTCAGTCCACGTCGACGGCTGCACGCTGGCCGCGGCCGAAGCGGTGAGCGGGGTGGACGTGCTCGATCAGCTCACGACGCTGGCGCAGCGCAGCCTCGTGGTGGTCACGCATGATCCCGAGCCGCGGTACCGCTTGCTGGAGTCCGTCGCACGGTACAGCGCGGAACGGCTCGTCGACGCGGGCGAGGAAGCGGAAACCCGCCAGCGCCACCAGAGCTGGTACCTGCGCGTGGCGGAGGAGGCGAAGGACCAGCTCTACGGGCCCGCCCAGCACCACTGGATCGCGGTTCTGGACCGGGAGTCGGCCAACCTGCGCGCCGCGTTGGACAGCATGGTCCGCGACGGGGCCGCCGACTCCGCGCTGCGGCTGGCCAACGCGCTCACCGGCTACTGGTTCCTGCGCGGCAGGCGCAGCGAGTCGACGCACGCGTTGAACTCCGCGCTGGCACTGGGTGGCTCTCCCGCGCTTCGCGCCCAGTCCAGGGTGTGGCAGCTGGGCTTGGACCTGCTCGCCGGGCAGGGCGGCGACCGCGTGGCCGCGTGCACAACCGCACTGCGCGCCTACGAGGAGGCCGGTGATCCCGGAGGACTCCACCGGGCCCAGTGGTTCCTCGGCTACGCCCTGTACACCGCTGGCGAGCTGACCGCGAGCGAGGAGTTGGTCTCCCGCGCCCTCGCCGGGTTCACCGACGATCCGTGGGGCGAGGCCGTCGCGCTGAGCGTCCGGGCCGACCAGGCCCTGCTGCGCGGGGATCTGGCCACTGTGGAACGAGCCGGGTCGCGAAGCGCCCGACTGCTCGACCAGCTCGGCGACCGCTGGGGCCAGTCGCAGGTCGTGTCCCCGCTCGCCGCGCTCGCCGAGATCACTGGCGACTACCAGCGCGCCGAGCAGTTGCACGCCGAAGGTCTGCGCCTGGCGGAGGAACTGGGTCTGTGGACCGACGTCGCCGAACGGCTGACCGGGCTCGGACGGCTGCGCCTGCTCGCCCGCGACTACCGTGCCGCCCAGGACCTGCACGAACGCGCGATGCGCCTCGCCGCCGAGCACTCCTACCAGCCAGGCGTCGTGCACGCCGGACTCGGACTCGCCTTCGGTGCGCGGCGCGAGGGCAAGCTCGACATCGCCGAGGCGCACATCCACAACATGCTCGAATGGCAACGGGACGCCGACCACCCGCCCGGCGACGCCGTGCTGTTCTCCGAACTCGGGTTCATCGCCGAGGCGCGCGGCGAGGCCGCCAAAGCACTGGAGCTGCACCGGAAATCCTTGGCAGCGGCCGAAAAGGTCGGCGATCCGCGGGCGGTGGCGCTCGCCGTCGAAGGTCTCGCGGGCGCGCACGCGATCGACGGTGACCACGAGCACGCGGCGGAACTGCTCGGGACCGCCGCGGCGATGCGCGCGAACGCCGGAGCGCCGTTGCCCGAGGGCGAACGGTCCGATGTGGACAGGATCACCGACCTGGTTCGGCGGTCGATCGGCGAACAGGCCCTGGCGACGGCGTTCGCCCGAGGCCGGTCAAACGCGGACTGA
- a CDS encoding SGNH/GDSL hydrolase family protein: MGRKALVLVLALLLGNGLLAAPAAAGQGLWLGTWSAAMQQPTSGFAPNWSEKGFADHTVRQVVRTSVGGAVTRVRLSNHFGTKPLRIAGATVARTAEGAAVRPESLRPLTFRLSRKVEIPVGGQLVSDPVPLPVAPLERLTVTLYLAEATGPATTHLFATTTSYRASGDHLADAGAAAFTEKATSWFYLAGVEVAGPPLRRDAVVTFGDSITDGAASTIDGFNSYPDELAERLGNTRAVLNTGIGGNRVLNDSPCLGERAGKRFQRDVLDQPRVRTVIVLEGINDIGMSEFPGQPCVLPNPRVTAAELIAGHHELVKRAHARGIRVIGATMLPFKGAGYFTERGEAVRDEVNTWIRTSGVYDAVVDFDRVMADPANPDALHPAYDSGDRLHPSDAGYRAMAAAVDLTTL, encoded by the coding sequence GTGGGACGCAAAGCGTTGGTGCTCGTTCTCGCGCTACTGCTGGGCAATGGTCTGCTGGCCGCCCCGGCGGCCGCGGGCCAGGGACTGTGGCTGGGCACGTGGTCGGCCGCGATGCAGCAGCCCACCTCGGGATTCGCGCCGAACTGGTCGGAGAAGGGCTTCGCGGACCACACGGTGCGCCAGGTCGTGCGGACCAGCGTCGGTGGCGCGGTCACCCGTGTTCGGCTGTCCAACCACTTCGGGACGAAGCCGTTGCGCATTGCGGGCGCGACCGTCGCACGCACCGCCGAGGGCGCCGCGGTGCGGCCGGAGTCGTTACGCCCCTTGACTTTCCGGTTGTCCCGAAAGGTGGAGATCCCGGTGGGCGGCCAGCTGGTGAGCGATCCGGTGCCGCTGCCGGTCGCCCCGCTGGAGCGGCTGACCGTGACCCTGTACCTCGCCGAGGCGACCGGACCCGCGACGACGCACCTGTTCGCGACGACCACGAGCTACCGCGCGAGCGGTGACCACCTCGCCGACGCCGGTGCCGCGGCGTTCACCGAGAAGGCCACGTCCTGGTTCTACCTCGCCGGTGTCGAGGTGGCCGGGCCACCGCTCCGGCGGGACGCGGTGGTGACCTTCGGCGATTCGATCACCGATGGCGCCGCGTCGACCATCGACGGCTTCAACAGCTACCCCGACGAGCTGGCCGAACGGCTCGGGAACACCCGGGCGGTGCTGAACACCGGCATCGGCGGCAACCGGGTGCTCAACGACTCGCCCTGCCTGGGGGAGCGGGCGGGCAAGCGGTTCCAGCGCGATGTGCTCGACCAGCCGAGGGTGCGCACGGTGATCGTGCTGGAGGGGATCAACGACATCGGGATGAGCGAGTTCCCCGGGCAGCCGTGCGTGCTGCCGAACCCGCGGGTCACCGCCGCCGAGCTGATCGCCGGGCACCACGAGTTGGTGAAACGCGCGCACGCCAGGGGAATCCGGGTGATCGGCGCGACCATGCTGCCGTTCAAGGGCGCCGGGTACTTCACCGAGCGCGGTGAGGCCGTGCGGGACGAGGTGAACACCTGGATCCGGACGTCGGGCGTGTACGACGCGGTGGTCGACTTCGACCGCGTGATGGCCGACCCGGCGAACCCGGACGCGCTCCACCCGGCCTACGACAGCGGCGACCGCCTGCACCCCAGCGACGCGGGCTACCGCGCCATGGCCGCCGCCGTCGACCTCACCACCTTGTGA
- a CDS encoding nitroreductase family protein, with translation MGENMTHQRLSADEVLTTTRSVRRRLDLGRPVDLALVRESLEIALQAPSGSNAQHWHFVVITDAEKRAAVGEVYQRACHQYLAGPGAAGKLHADDAERSKVQKRVHNSVAYLADVMGQVPVQVIACARTGSTALPTGNQSSLWGSVLPAAWSYMLAARERGLGTAWTTLHLLYEREVADILGIPDDVHQGVLIPTAHYTGTTFKPAPRQPLDEVLHINQW, from the coding sequence ATGGGCGAGAACATGACTCACCAGCGGCTTTCCGCCGACGAGGTACTGACGACGACCCGGTCCGTGCGGCGCAGGCTCGACCTCGGACGGCCGGTGGACCTCGCGCTGGTCCGGGAGAGCCTGGAGATCGCGCTGCAGGCGCCCAGCGGTTCGAACGCGCAGCACTGGCACTTCGTGGTGATCACCGACGCCGAGAAGCGGGCCGCGGTCGGCGAGGTCTACCAACGGGCCTGTCACCAGTACCTCGCAGGGCCCGGCGCCGCGGGCAAGCTGCACGCGGACGACGCGGAGCGCTCGAAGGTCCAGAAGCGCGTGCACAACAGCGTCGCGTACCTCGCCGACGTGATGGGCCAGGTGCCCGTGCAGGTCATCGCGTGCGCGCGGACGGGTTCGACCGCGCTCCCCACCGGCAACCAGTCCTCGCTGTGGGGCTCAGTGCTGCCCGCGGCGTGGAGCTACATGCTGGCGGCGCGCGAACGCGGTCTCGGCACGGCGTGGACGACGCTGCACCTGCTCTACGAGCGCGAGGTCGCTGACATCCTGGGCATCCCCGACGACGTGCACCAGGGCGTGCTGATCCCGACCGCGCACTACACGGGCACGACTTTCAAGCCCGCTCCGCGTCAGCCGCTCGACGAGGTGCTGCACATCAACCAGTGGTAG
- a CDS encoding NACHT domain-containing protein: protein MHENTSRDVYGNLVQAGVIHGDVHLHQGPASVARQRLQRALRDAAVVVDGRRGVAVEPGLALVCGPDGPVFVRAETRAYACLHPEALPGDELIQLDAEPGSPVLNLRTGGVCALVGPDGALPVPEARGNHPGWLDLLEPEQLSAGGWRHVGPVLRGYLDAVRKADRDHPYPSVRHAAPPLSKIYLTRQATRQAEDAEDEVLERVDADSLLERHAGVQVLGYPGAGKSSLVRHIAATTAQRWLTAGDGAFVPVPITADVLSQDRTLPDALADGVVRGLSHSLDRGALLELFRAEPLPGVPWLVLVDGLDEVLEPAARHAVLRRVADHRENPAFRFLVTSRPLNDRALVNSSQFPTYVIEPFNDTELHAFVVGWLSAREIADPEAAATDFVARVRRTKLHELAHVPLISTMLCLLFAEKPDAELPDNQSQLYREFVSWLVVKLREADARRQLRDRVTSYGKSAEDAADALLERIQELFQDMAFGHQQLGDDRTLIEHALAWRGVEPPENVPAQEWAEVIADALRISGLVVQRPQDWRFLHQTVEEYFAACHLAARHPDPRAWSSRKLLAPQKEWPWPQLEVMVFLVARWAEAGKDVGPKLRRLLGWRHREHNIGFIAQLVRNGVAVEPRIVSRTVKLLSRYLSKEDTPRKLWHDCAGWLRDIDPELATREVSQVVSGPSDERRRFEGIRWLLTTDPEAGVVLALRFLANTRNGMTARRALDDQLGELDRGLARRLFHEAAQEAERDAVRLKAAELLKRVDAELSAETFAKLAEAPEAEVATRLLAARAAWEALRDLDRTFSALDELLRAPGPEWAETADFAVSVSAVRAEMLLRGLADDEVADRELQLQAALFLAERLGFDNGQVLRLALDRRLDRELRVRAAGAEVISRTDAAAILAGVADECGPGDQYLFTVLDELLRIHTQEAVTRLIRVAEDSRHPDAERMRAAELARPHLSETKLAKLYADLARVRLGAALELRRRNPLLGNDELESLARDRSVRGQIRLDAAIALHGRRYKRGQVVLREIAADASVSSAVRRQAAELAEK, encoded by the coding sequence GTGCACGAGAACACCTCTCGGGATGTCTACGGCAACCTCGTGCAGGCCGGCGTCATCCACGGTGACGTCCACCTGCACCAAGGACCTGCGAGCGTTGCGCGGCAACGGCTTCAGCGCGCTCTGCGAGATGCCGCGGTCGTCGTCGACGGGCGTCGCGGAGTTGCCGTGGAGCCGGGGCTCGCGCTCGTCTGCGGGCCGGACGGGCCGGTGTTCGTGCGGGCCGAGACTCGTGCGTACGCCTGCCTGCACCCGGAAGCGCTCCCCGGTGACGAGCTGATCCAGCTCGACGCGGAGCCCGGTTCGCCGGTGCTGAACCTGCGCACCGGCGGCGTGTGCGCACTGGTCGGGCCGGACGGAGCGCTCCCGGTGCCGGAGGCGAGGGGCAACCACCCCGGGTGGCTGGACCTGCTCGAACCGGAGCAGCTGAGCGCGGGCGGCTGGCGGCACGTCGGCCCGGTGCTGCGCGGATACCTCGACGCGGTGCGCAAGGCCGACCGCGATCACCCGTACCCGAGCGTGCGGCACGCGGCGCCACCGCTGTCGAAGATCTACCTCACCCGCCAGGCGACCCGGCAGGCCGAGGACGCCGAGGACGAGGTGCTGGAGCGGGTGGACGCCGACAGCCTCCTCGAACGGCACGCGGGCGTCCAGGTGCTGGGCTACCCGGGGGCCGGGAAGTCCAGCCTGGTCAGGCACATCGCGGCCACCACGGCGCAGCGCTGGCTCACCGCGGGGGACGGCGCGTTCGTGCCGGTGCCGATCACCGCCGACGTGCTCAGCCAGGACCGCACGCTGCCTGACGCGCTGGCCGACGGCGTGGTCCGGGGACTGAGCCACAGCCTGGACCGCGGCGCGCTGCTGGAGCTCTTCCGCGCCGAGCCGCTGCCGGGCGTGCCGTGGCTGGTGCTCGTGGACGGGCTGGACGAGGTGCTCGAACCGGCGGCGCGGCACGCGGTGCTGCGCCGGGTGGCCGACCACCGCGAGAACCCCGCTTTCCGCTTCCTGGTCACCAGCCGTCCGCTGAACGATCGGGCGCTGGTCAACAGCTCGCAGTTCCCGACCTATGTGATCGAGCCGTTCAACGACACCGAGTTGCACGCGTTCGTCGTGGGATGGTTGTCCGCCAGGGAGATCGCCGACCCGGAGGCCGCCGCGACGGACTTCGTCGCCCGGGTCCGCCGGACGAAGCTCCACGAGCTGGCCCACGTGCCGTTGATCTCCACCATGCTGTGCCTGCTGTTCGCGGAGAAGCCCGACGCCGAGCTGCCGGACAACCAGTCGCAGCTGTACCGGGAGTTCGTGTCCTGGCTCGTGGTGAAGCTGCGCGAGGCCGATGCGCGCCGCCAGCTGCGCGATCGCGTCACCTCGTACGGCAAGAGCGCCGAGGACGCGGCGGACGCGCTGCTCGAACGAATCCAGGAGCTGTTCCAGGACATGGCTTTCGGGCACCAGCAGCTGGGCGACGACCGCACGCTGATCGAGCACGCGCTGGCCTGGCGGGGCGTCGAGCCGCCGGAGAACGTGCCCGCGCAGGAGTGGGCCGAGGTCATCGCGGACGCGCTGCGGATCAGCGGGCTCGTGGTGCAGCGCCCACAGGACTGGCGGTTCCTGCACCAGACCGTCGAGGAGTACTTCGCGGCCTGCCACCTCGCGGCGCGCCATCCGGACCCACGCGCCTGGTCGAGCCGGAAGCTCCTCGCGCCGCAGAAGGAATGGCCGTGGCCGCAGCTGGAGGTGATGGTCTTCCTGGTGGCCCGGTGGGCAGAGGCGGGCAAGGACGTCGGCCCCAAGCTCAGGCGGTTGCTGGGCTGGCGGCACCGTGAGCACAACATCGGTTTCATCGCGCAGCTCGTGCGCAACGGCGTGGCGGTGGAGCCGCGCATCGTGTCGCGGACGGTGAAGCTGCTGAGCAGGTATCTGTCCAAAGAGGACACTCCGAGGAAGCTGTGGCACGACTGCGCGGGATGGTTACGCGACATCGACCCCGAGCTGGCGACGCGCGAGGTGAGCCAGGTGGTGTCGGGACCCTCCGACGAGCGCCGCCGGTTCGAGGGCATCCGCTGGCTGCTGACCACCGATCCGGAAGCCGGAGTCGTGCTGGCGCTGCGTTTCCTGGCGAACACGAGGAACGGCATGACGGCGCGGAGAGCGCTCGACGACCAGCTCGGGGAACTCGACCGCGGGCTGGCCAGACGGCTGTTCCACGAGGCGGCCCAGGAAGCCGAGCGCGACGCGGTGCGGTTGAAGGCGGCGGAACTGCTGAAGCGCGTCGACGCCGAACTCTCCGCGGAGACCTTCGCGAAGCTCGCGGAGGCCCCGGAAGCCGAGGTGGCCACCCGGTTGCTGGCCGCGCGGGCGGCGTGGGAAGCGTTGCGGGACCTCGACCGGACGTTCTCCGCGCTCGACGAGCTCTTGCGAGCGCCCGGTCCGGAATGGGCGGAGACGGCCGACTTCGCGGTTTCGGTGTCCGCCGTGCGAGCGGAGATGCTGTTGCGAGGGCTCGCCGATGACGAGGTGGCCGACCGGGAACTGCAGCTGCAGGCAGCCTTGTTCTTGGCCGAACGGCTCGGTTTCGACAACGGTCAGGTGCTGCGGCTGGCCCTGGACCGGCGGCTCGATCGTGAGCTTCGCGTGCGAGCCGCCGGTGCCGAGGTGATCAGCCGGACCGATGCCGCCGCGATCCTGGCCGGTGTGGCCGATGAGTGCGGTCCGGGCGACCAGTACCTGTTCACGGTGCTCGACGAGCTGCTGCGAATACACACCCAGGAGGCCGTCACGCGGCTGATCAGGGTGGCAGAGGACAGCCGTCACCCCGACGCGGAGCGGATGCGGGCGGCGGAGCTGGCCCGGCCGCACCTTTCCGAGACGAAGCTGGCCAAGCTCTATGCCGACCTCGCGCGCGTCCGGCTCGGTGCCGCACTGGAGTTGCGGCGCCGAAATCCCCTGCTGGGCAACGACGAACTGGAAAGCCTTGCCAGGGACCGGAGCGTGCGTGGCCAGATCCGGCTGGACGCCGCGATCGCGCTGCACGGGAGGCGGTACAAGCGCGGCCAGGTCGTCCTGCGGGAGATCGCGGCCGACGCCAGTGTGTCGTCCGCTGTTCGGCGGCAGGCCGCGGAGTTGGCAGAGAAGTGA
- a CDS encoding GAP family protein — protein MTTSLLLSLGALALLDSTSFGTLGIPIYLLLAIKDRPVLRMVVYLGTIAVFYFAVGVGLMLGLRGVFDQVGQVLEGRTGYWVSAVVGVVMFIASFWFDPKRRKPKPAREPKVGGSLLSMVGLGVTAALIEVATMVPYLAAIGMLTNAGVGPLTWVPVLAGYVIVMIVPALLLLVVRALAWTWLRPKLERLHAWIVRNKTEAIGWALGIVGFLLARDGIVNLFFK, from the coding sequence GTGACAACCAGCCTTCTGCTGTCCTTGGGCGCGCTCGCGCTGCTGGACAGCACCAGTTTCGGCACGCTCGGCATTCCGATCTACCTGCTGCTGGCCATCAAGGACCGTCCGGTGCTGCGGATGGTGGTCTACCTCGGCACGATCGCGGTGTTCTACTTCGCCGTCGGCGTCGGGCTGATGCTCGGCCTGCGCGGTGTGTTCGACCAGGTCGGCCAGGTGCTGGAGGGGCGGACCGGCTACTGGGTCTCGGCCGTTGTCGGCGTCGTGATGTTCATCGCGAGCTTCTGGTTCGACCCGAAGCGGCGCAAGCCGAAACCGGCTCGGGAACCCAAGGTCGGTGGCAGCCTGCTCTCGATGGTCGGCCTCGGCGTCACCGCGGCGTTGATCGAGGTCGCCACGATGGTGCCGTACCTCGCCGCGATCGGCATGCTGACCAACGCCGGGGTCGGGCCGCTGACCTGGGTCCCCGTCCTGGCCGGCTACGTGATCGTGATGATCGTGCCCGCGTTGCTGCTGCTCGTGGTGCGGGCGCTGGCGTGGACGTGGTTGCGGCCCAAGCTGGAGCGGCTGCACGCGTGGATCGTGCGCAACAAGACCGAGGCGATCGGGTGGGCGCTGGGCATCGTGGGCTTCCTGCTCGCCAGGGACGGGATCGTGAACTTGTTCTTCAAGTAG